A genomic segment from Spinacia oleracea cultivar Varoflay chromosome 3, BTI_SOV_V1, whole genome shotgun sequence encodes:
- the LOC110796557 gene encoding protein FAR1-RELATED SEQUENCE 5-like yields MVSIDFNVEPVVGEGTIVNSTTPTIPCPGMCFESGFEFSEFCHCYAYKTGFEMYVIANIIKKEYKDKGVSKIGIGDLEAKSHMMEMIRLKCKKGGLKSSVGSNVTGFKVFVYGKEKNGEFVVISCDLVHNHPLNPESSRMMVNYRSIDSATFDRVMINDSASVSVSRNFGTQLIEKGGFDNMTFNKKDLRNAIAVERRKTMFVKGDTVALEEYFKAQRDLNADFYSSIQRDEEGVLKNALWSEARSRGSCKYFGDVISFDTTFSSNRYRMPFAPFVGVNHHGRSIVFAGALISHDDTPSFVWVFEKWLKCMGKPPMGIINDQDKAIGRAINIVFPQVPHRLCLWHMLQNASRNLGKLDEWKSIDTLIRTAVHDMLDPEEFDEAWCLVMDTYNQRKGWMLDAFEKRRQWAPAYNRG; encoded by the exons ATGGTTAGTATAGACTTTAATGTTGAGCCCGTGGTCGGAGAAGGGACTATTGTAAATTCAACTACGCCTACGATCCCTTGTCCAGGAATGTGTTTTGAGTCCGGTTTTGAGTTTAGTGAATTTTGCCATTGTTATGCTTACAAGACGGGTTTTGAGATGTATGTAATTGCTAATATCATAAAAAAGGAGTACAAGGATAAGGGTGTTAGTAAAATTGGTATCGGGGACCTTGAGGCTAAGTCGCATATGATGGAGATGATCAGATTAAAGTGTAAGAAAGGAGGATTGAAATCAAGTGTCGGGTCTAATGTTACTGGTTTCAAAGTTTTTGTTTATGGTAAAGAGAAAAACGGTGAGTTTGTAGTTATTAGTTGTGACTTGGTGCATAATCATCCTCTAAATCCCGAAAGTAGTAGGATGATGGTTAACTATAGAAGCATCGATAGTGCTACCTTTGATAGGGTAATGATAAATGATAGTGCCAGTGTTAGCGTTAGTAGAAACTTCGGCACGCAATTGATTGAAAAGGGTGGTTTTGATAATATGACGTTCAACAAAAAAGATTTGAGGAACGCCATAGCTGTTGAGCGTCGTAAAACCATGTTTGTGAAAGGGGATACTGTTGCTCTTGAAGAGTATTTCAAAGCACAACGAGATCTGAATGCCGATTTTTATAGTTCTATACAAAGGGATGAAGAAGGCGTTTTAAAGAACGCATTATGGTCCGAAGCGCGTAGTAGAGGAAGTTGCAAATATTTCGGGGATGTGATCAGTTTCGACACCACCTTTTCTAGCAACAG GTATCGTATGCCATTTGCCCCATTTGTTGGCGTCAACCACCATGGGAGGTCAATTGTTTTCGCTGGTGCTTTAATCTCACACGATGACACTCCAAGTTTTGTTTGGGTCTTTGAGAAATGGCTTAAGTGCATGGGAAAGCCTCCTATGGGAATTATAAACGATCAGGACAAGGCAATAGGTAGAGCGATAAACATAGTTTTCCCTCAGGTTCCTCACAGGCTTTGTTTGTGGCACATGCTACAAAATGCCTCTCGGAATCTCGGCAAGCTCGATGAATGGAAAAGCATCGACACGCTAATTAGAACCGCCGTTCATGATATGCTCGATCCCGAGGAGTTTGATGAGGCTTGGTGTCTTGTGATGGACACATATAATCAACGTAAGGGTTGGATGTTGGATGCGTTTGAAAAACGTCGGCAGTGGGCACCTGCCTACAATAGAGGATAA